Proteins encoded by one window of Xiphias gladius isolate SHS-SW01 ecotype Sanya breed wild chromosome 15, ASM1685928v1, whole genome shotgun sequence:
- the LOC120800049 gene encoding meiosis regulator and mRNA stability factor 1 isoform X4 codes for MMEGLGKERSICSASTFPWLSHPKTEASTLLWKFKDCFSTTETTAPHHTDKENNYMESRKAVLELKDVPPPPPHHTSSSHSSQPFSLAPLPLPHPCLPPPPQLTQGSHQQQPPKQQQEGASPEPMNGLASESDKVWPNVPVPQTAPVPIPICNGCGTSSDGMMLMPSTSLGKIGQKYGSPENSTENIPPVGVFWDIENCSVPSGRSAGAVVQRIRSRFFQGHREAEFICVCDISKESKAVIQELNNCQVTVAHINATAKNAADDKLRQSLRRFAETHTAPATVVLVSSDVNFASELSDLRHRHGFQVILVHGNHTSSALLQHAHRHVAFQEITADLPPRMLVKAQPSFNLLYVRNLPVNCDKSLRNAVKLRLRRLSDNCGGKVLGMSQGTAVLRFGSPEAAARARKRMENEDVFGRRISLSFSPRPRDDASPEPELQSQLHHLSQALPQPYETQDSMFAPPPSISSFSFLPLEKPRSPRRPRRATRPCHTPGPVPERPYSPRRGCSGPPGGAPAKPHQELGSLEGKPRMGFNQLDKGRATSSSPHSNGETGTLEQLSKPGLGGESVYRRRREGSNPRSVTESPVEQGDRISGEFQISTPSAFSKLNLHRSFSPLVLSQGSWSSRSASPCLSSRSSPILAAPRSPCPEGPPEPFSEGAEVQVGNLDYRMSRKDLQQTLHDTFSRYGRVKAVELSPHTDYQLKATVQMLSLQQAISAVSGLHRYKIGGKRIQVSLITSGSSKSLAMLSSEIISILQDAPANCLPLFKFTEIYEKKYSRKLMVGDLYRLPEVVAVREQGGSRLVCLLPSSQIRQSPLGSSQSQEGSSSASGSPVVFEELEYHEPVCRQHYAQQDFSEADFDPDSYKIPFVVMSLSTLASEVHSLLQSHEGTLPLLSFPDCYAAKFSPLQLGNETLEGGVSLEHLITCVPSITIVTAQNGFKVIKWIHNKPPAPNSEPWIQRCKSPVGNPQLIQFSREIIDLLKSQPSCIMPISKFIPSYHHHFAKQCRVSDYGYSKLLELLEAVPHVLQILGMGTKRLLTLTHRAQVKRFTQDLLKLLKFQASKQVAIKDFMQAYHWCFSRDWRVIDYGICDLMDLLTEIPDTTITITHQATDTVISVPKRERTWEEMEHTKQFAKEVVDLLRHQPHCRMPFSKFIPTYHHHFGRQCKLSYYGFTKLMELFEAIPDVLMVLECGEEKVLTLTEVERIKALAAQLVKLLRAQKNSSLPVSQLLTEYSKTFGYGLRLQDYDASSLPALLNKLCHVVKVVDGSEGREVQLINRKSLRSLTSQLLALLMSQEEEQVTKGLKVEELSQHYLTVHGAPLNPCEYGFLSLSELLKSLPYLVELYHEEIDENSKAGDAATGHGEEWVRLTRLYHFARNIRALLHTYHYNQIFLTEFQGAYNKFTGCSLEPRSYGYASTDELLSAIPQVVWIKGHGHKRIIVLKNDMKARTSSSVPNSPQPEENTESPRDSPISNTTSGAQSPGGDSAAESELLCLTSPVDLLCGPVPSCLPSPQLHPDPVLLQQVDLIHFEEKTPPPTESDELEIAATAVTDSTSDPPEQPGSKEDFAVTIPPAAPNAKTLLSTDSPSRRATRSRIKLAANFSFTAGL; via the exons ATGATGGAAGGACTGGGAAAGGAGAGATCCATATGCAGCGCTAGTACCTTCCCATGGCTCAGTCACCCCAAAACAGAGGCCTCAACCCTGCTATGGAAATTCAAAGACTGCTTCTCCACCACTGAAACCACCGCACCCcatcacacagacaaagaa aaCAATTACATGGAGAGCAGAAAGGCCGTACTGGAATTGAAAGatgtccctcctcctcctccacaccaTACTTCCTCCTCCCATTCATCCCAGCCCTTCTCTCTGGCCCCTCTCCCTTTGCCTCATCCCTGCTTGCCTCCTCCACCTCAGCTTACGCAAGGTTCTCACCAACAACAGCCACCAAAGCAGCAACAAGAGGGGGCTAGCCCCGAA CCAATGAATGGTCTGGCATCAGAGTCAGACAAGGTGTGGCCCAATGTTCCTGTTCCCCAGACTGCTCCAGTTCCTATCCCCATTTGCAATGGCTGTGGCACCTCCTCTGATGGCATGATGCTAATGCCATCGACCAGCCTTGGCAAGATTGGCCAGAAGTATG GTTCGCCAGAGAATAGTACCGAGAACATCCCTCCAGTGGGTGTGTTCTGGGACATTGAGAACTGCAGTGTTCCCAGTGGACGCTCTGCTGGAGCTGTGGTACAGCGTATTCGTAGCCGTTTCTTCCAAGGTCATCGTGAGGCAGaattcatttgtgtctgtgatATCAGCAAGGAGAGTAAAGCTGTCATCCAAGAGCTCAACAACTGCCAG GTGACTGTTGCACATATCAATGCCACAGCCAAGAATGCTGCGGATGACAAACTTCGCCAGAGCCTCCGACGCTTTGCTGAGACCCACACTGCACCTGCAACTGTTGTATTAGTATCCT CTGATGTGAACTTTGCAAGTGAGTTGAGTGACCTGCGTCATCGCCACGGTTTCCAAGTAATCCTGGTTCATGGCAACCATACATCTTCAGCCCTTCTGCAGCACGCCCACCGCCACGTGGCCTTTCAGGAGATCACAGCTGATCTGCCACCACGAATGCTTGTTAAAGCACAG cCCAGTTTCAACCTCCTCTATGTGCGCAACCTCCCTGTCAACTGTGACAAGAGCCTGCGGAACGCTGTGAAGCTTAGGCTCCGCCGACTGTCTGACAACTGTGGGGGCAAGGTGCTGGGCATGTCCCAGGGCACAGCGGTCCTCCGTTTTGGCAGCCCTGAGGCAGCTGCGCGTGCCCGCAAGCGAATGGAAAATGAGGATGTGTTTGGCCGCCGAATCAGCCTGTCCTTCTCCCCACGGCCCAGAGACGATGCAAGTCCTGAGCCTGAGCTTCAATCTCAGCTCCATCACTTGTCTCAGGCTCTGCCCCAGCCCTATGAAACCCAGGATTCAATGTTCGCCCCTCCCCCATCTAtatcctccttctcttttctgccCCTGGAGAAGCCCAGGTCGCCCAGGAGGCCACGGCGAGCAACCCGCCCATGCCACACCCCTGGCCCAGTGCCTGAAAGGCCCTACAGCCCCAGGAGGGGGTGCAGTGGGCCTCCCGGGGGTGCTCCAGCCAAGCCCCATCAG GAGCTGGGTAGTTTGGAGGGCAAACCCAGAATGGGCTTCAACCAACTGGATAAGGGGCGCGCTACTTCCTCATCCCCCCACAGCAATGGTGAGACCGGGACCCTGGAGCAGCTGTCGAAACCTGGCCTCGGTGGAGAATCAGTTTACAGGAGGAG AAGAGAGGGTTCCAATCCTCGCAGCGTGACTGAATCCCCTGTAGAACAAGGGGACAGGATCTCAGGGGAATTCCAGATTAGCACACCCTCAGCCTTCAGCAAGCTGAACCTGCACAGGAGCTTTAGTCCTCTTGTCCTCTCCCAGGGCTCCTGGTCCTCCAG GAGTGCGTCCCCCTGCCTGTCTAGCCGCTCCTCACCTATTCTTGCTGCCCCTCGCAGCCCATGTCCTGAAGGTCCACCTGAGCCATTTTCAGAGGGGGCAGAGGTCCAGGTGGGCAACCTGGACTACAGAATGTCCCGCAAGGATCTGCAGCAGACACTGCATGACACTTTCTCCAGATACGGGCGG GTGAAAGCTGTGGAGCTTAGCCCCCACACTGACTATCAGCTGAAGGCCACAGTTCAGATGTTGTCCCTGCAGCAGGCAATCAGCGCTGTCAGTGGTCTGCACCGTTACAAGATTGGAGGCAAGCGCATTCAGGTGTCTCTGATCACCAGTGGCAGCAGCAAATCTCTTGCCATGCtcag CTCAGAGATCATCAGCATTCTTCAGGATGCACCTGCTAATTGTCTTCCCCTATTCAAGTTCACTGAGATCTATGAGAAAAA ATATTCCCGTAAACTGATGGTTGGGGATCTGTACAGACTACCAGAGGTGGTGGCAGTGCGGGAACAGGGAGGCTCAAGACTTGTGTGCCTTCTGCCCAGCAGCCAAATCCGTCAGAGTCCACTGGGATCTTCCCAGTCCCAGGAGGGCTCCTCTTCTGCTAGCGGCAGCCCTGTTGTATTTGAGGAGCTGGAGTACCATGAACCTGTCTGCAGACAACACTATGCACAGCAGGACTTCAG TGAGGCTGACTTTGACCCGGACTCATATAAAATCCCATTTGTTGTAATGTCACTGAGCACCCTAGCCTCTGAGGTCCATAGTCTGTTGCAGTCCCATGAGGGAACCCTTCCACTACTCAG ttTTCCAGACTGCTATGCAGCAAAATTCAGCCCACTGCAGCTGGGCAATGAAACATTGGAGGGTGGTGTTTCCCTGGAGCACCTCATTACCTGCGTCCCCAGTATCACAATAGTCACAGCTCAGAATGGCTTCAAAGTCATTAAGTGGATCCACAACAAACCACCAGCACCAAACTCTG AGCCATGGATTCAGCGCTGCAAGAGTCCAGTGGGCAACCCTCAGCTCATTCAGTTCAGCCGAGAGATTATTGACCTGTTGAAGAGTCAGCCCTCTTGCATCATGCCCATCAGCAAATTCATACCCTCATACCACCATCACTTCGCCAAGCAGTGCCGCGTCTCTGACTATGGCTACTCCAAACTGCTGGAGCTACTGGAGGCTGTGCCACACGTTCTGCAG ATCTTGGGCATGGGTACCAAGCGTTTACTGACCCTGACCCATCGTGCTCAAGTGAAGCGCTTCACCCAAGACCTGCTTAAACTGCTCAAATTTCAAGCCAGCAAACAAGTGGCAATCAAGGACTTCATGCAGGCATACCATTG GTGCTTCTCCAGAGACTGGAGGGTTATCGACTATGGCATATGTGACCTGATGGACCTACTGACTGAGATCCCTGACACCACCATTACCATAACACACCAGGCCACGGACACAGTCATCTCTGTTCCCAAAAGAG AGCGTACCTGGGAGGAAATGGAGCACACTAAGCAGTTTGCGAAGGAGGTGGTGGACCTGCTTCGTCACCAGCCTCACTGTCGAATGCCCTTCAGTAAGTTCATCCCCACCTACCACCATCACTTCGGTCGTCAGTGCAAGCTCAGCTACTACGGCTTCACCAAGCTCATGGAACTCTTTGAGGCAATCCCCGATGTACTGATG GTGTTGGAGTGTGGTGAGGAGAAAGTGTTAACTCTGACAGAGGTGGAGCGTATCAAGGCCTTGGCAGCTCAGCTGGTCAAACTGCTGCGAGCTCAGAAAAACTCCAGCCTTCCTGTAAGCCAGCTGCTCACAGAGTACAGCAAGACCTTTGGTTATGGTCTACGCCTGCAAGACTATGATGCCAGCTCCCTGCCGGCTCTGCTGAACAAACTCTGCCATGTCGTGAAG GTGGTGGATGGCTCAGAGGGTCGGGAAGTTCAATTGATCAACAGGAAGTCTCTGCGCTCTCTGACATCCCAACTACTGGCTCTGCTCATGTCCCAAGAAGAGGAGCAGGTCACCAAGGGTCTGAAGGTGGAAGAGCTGAGCCAGCATTACTTGACTGTTCATGGAGCCCCGCTCAACCCATGTGAATATGGGTTCCTCTCCCTCAGCGAGTTACTCAAGAGTCTGCCCTACCTTGTGGAG CTATACCATGAGGAAATTGatgaaaacagtaaagctgGCGACGCTGCCACTGGTCATGGTGAGGAGTGGGTAAGGCTGACCAGGCTTTACCACTTCGCCCGTAACATACGTGCCCTGCTCCACACCTACCATTACAACCAGATCTTCCTGACTGAGTTCCAGGGAGCTTATAACAAATTTACAGGCTGCAGCCTGGAACCACGTTCCTACGGATACGCCAGCACCGATGAGCTGCTCAGCGCCATTCCACAG GTGGTCTGGATCAAAGGGCATGGTCACAAGAGGATTATCGTTTTGAAGAACGATATGAAAG CAAGGACAAGCTCTTCAGTCCCCAACAGCCCCCAGCCAGAAGAGAACACAGAAAGCCCGAGAGACAGCCCCATTAGCAACACAACTTCTGGAGCCCAGAGTCCAG GTGGCGATTCAGCTGCAGAGTCAGAGCTGCTGTGTCTGACATCCCCAGTGGACCTTCTGTGTGGTCCTGTACCATCCTGTTTACCATCACCCCAGCTTCACCCCGACCCCGTTCTCCTCCAGCAGGTGGACCTGATTCACTTCGAGGAGAAAACTCCACCACCAACGG AGAGTGATGAACTTGAGATAGCAGCTACAGCAGTCACTGACAGCACATCTGATCCACCTGAGCAGCCTGGCAGCAAAGAAGACTTTGCAGTCACTATACCTCCAGCGGCCCCCAACGCGAAGACCCTCTTGTCTACGGACAGTCCCAGCAGAAGAGCTACGCGCAGCAGAATCAAGCTAGCTGCCAACTTCTCATTCACAGCAGGCCTCTGA
- the LOC120800049 gene encoding meiosis regulator and mRNA stability factor 1 isoform X3: MMEGLGKERSICSASTFPWLSHPKTEASTLLWKFKDCFSTTETTAPHHTDKENNYMESRKAVLELKDVPPPPPHHTSSSHSSQPFSLAPLPLPHPCLPPPPQLTQGSHQQQPPKQQQEGASPEVSISSHCDYCSTDGYELLGGRGVVGSSSRIAGVVSLYIAPGSLGAPISNSSISRSGPCSVASNVHQYKNNLSCESGGEALDPLLSLGYKPQLPSSVATSQPVSSHPYLPCCSGLLHPYPAVPLPCSQPSLFPSSAPLASSLPSASSLPAPLHGSCLASSGYYTCGVDCSPSARRSQRSTLGDHPTPTTITTTTTSAHFCSNPMHLNVERTVCVKGAHYCQECLLKPMNGLASESDKVWPNVPVPQTAPVPIPICNGCGTSSDGMMLMPSTSLGKIGQKYGSPENSTENIPPVGVFWDIENCSVPSGRSAGAVVQRIRSRFFQGHREAEFICVCDISKESKAVIQELNNCQVTVAHINATAKNAADDKLRQSLRRFAETHTAPATVVLVSSDVNFASELSDLRHRHGFQVILVHGNHTSSALLQHAHRHVAFQEITADLPPRMLVKAQELGSLEGKPRMGFNQLDKGRATSSSPHSNGETGTLEQLSKPGLGGESVYRRRREGSNPRSVTESPVEQGDRISGEFQISTPSAFSKLNLHRSFSPLVLSQGSWSSRSASPCLSSRSSPILAAPRSPCPEGPPEPFSEGAEVQVGNLDYRMSRKDLQQTLHDTFSRYGRVKAVELSPHTDYQLKATVQMLSLQQAISAVSGLHRYKIGGKRIQVSLITSGSSKSLAMLSSEIISILQDAPANCLPLFKFTEIYEKKYSRKLMVGDLYRLPEVVAVREQGGSRLVCLLPSSQIRQSPLGSSQSQEGSSSASGSPVVFEELEYHEPVCRQHYAQQDFSEADFDPDSYKIPFVVMSLSTLASEVHSLLQSHEGTLPLLSFPDCYAAKFSPLQLGNETLEGGVSLEHLITCVPSITIVTAQNGFKVIKWIHNKPPAPNSEPWIQRCKSPVGNPQLIQFSREIIDLLKSQPSCIMPISKFIPSYHHHFAKQCRVSDYGYSKLLELLEAVPHVLQILGMGTKRLLTLTHRAQVKRFTQDLLKLLKFQASKQVAIKDFMQAYHWCFSRDWRVIDYGICDLMDLLTEIPDTTITITHQATDTVISVPKRERTWEEMEHTKQFAKEVVDLLRHQPHCRMPFSKFIPTYHHHFGRQCKLSYYGFTKLMELFEAIPDVLMVLECGEEKVLTLTEVERIKALAAQLVKLLRAQKNSSLPVSQLLTEYSKTFGYGLRLQDYDASSLPALLNKLCHVVKVVDGSEGREVQLINRKSLRSLTSQLLALLMSQEEEQVTKGLKVEELSQHYLTVHGAPLNPCEYGFLSLSELLKSLPYLVELYHEEIDENSKAGDAATGHGEEWVRLTRLYHFARNIRALLHTYHYNQIFLTEFQGAYNKFTGCSLEPRSYGYASTDELLSAIPQVVWIKGHGHKRIIVLKNDMKARTSSSVPNSPQPEENTESPRDSPISNTTSGAQSPGGDSAAESELLCLTSPVDLLCGPVPSCLPSPQLHPDPVLLQQVDLIHFEEKTPPPTESDELEIAATAVTDSTSDPPEQPGSKEDFAVTIPPAAPNAKTLLSTDSPSRRATRSRIKLAANFSFTAGL, from the exons ATGATGGAAGGACTGGGAAAGGAGAGATCCATATGCAGCGCTAGTACCTTCCCATGGCTCAGTCACCCCAAAACAGAGGCCTCAACCCTGCTATGGAAATTCAAAGACTGCTTCTCCACCACTGAAACCACCGCACCCcatcacacagacaaagaa aaCAATTACATGGAGAGCAGAAAGGCCGTACTGGAATTGAAAGatgtccctcctcctcctccacaccaTACTTCCTCCTCCCATTCATCCCAGCCCTTCTCTCTGGCCCCTCTCCCTTTGCCTCATCCCTGCTTGCCTCCTCCACCTCAGCTTACGCAAGGTTCTCACCAACAACAGCCACCAAAGCAGCAACAAGAGGGGGCTAGCCCCGAAGTAAGCATTAGCTCTCATTGTGACTATTGCAGCACAGATGGCTATGAGTTATTAGGTGGCAGAGGTGTTGTTGGTAGCAGTAGCAGGATTGCCGGTGTTGTCTCGCTCTATATTGCCCCTGGCTCTCTAGGAGCACCCATCAGCAACAGCAGTATTAGTAGGTCTGGGCCTTGCTCTGTAGCCTCAAATGTTCATCAGTATAAAAATAACTTGAGTTGCGAAAGTGGAGGTGAAGCTCTTGATCCTTTGCTCAGTCTTGGTTACAAACCTCAGCTGCCCTCTTCTGTCGCTACCTCTCAGCCTGTTTCATCACACCCCTACCTCCCCTGCTGCTCAGGGCTTCTCCACCCCTACCCAGCTGTACCTCTTCCATGCAGTCAACCCAGCCTGTTTCCCTCCTCAGCTCCTTtggcttcctctctcccctctgcttcctctctgcctgctcCGTTGCATGGCTCTTGCCTGGCCTCTTCTGGCTACTACACCTGTGGTGTGGACTGCAGCCCGTCAGCCAGAAGATCCCAGAGAAGCACACTCGGTGACCACCCAACCCCCACCACCATCACTACTACAACCACCTCAGCACACTTCTGCTCTAATCCTATGCACCTAAATGTAGAACGCACGGTTTGTGTGAAGGGGGCACACTACTGCCAAGAGTGCTTGTTGAAG CCAATGAATGGTCTGGCATCAGAGTCAGACAAGGTGTGGCCCAATGTTCCTGTTCCCCAGACTGCTCCAGTTCCTATCCCCATTTGCAATGGCTGTGGCACCTCCTCTGATGGCATGATGCTAATGCCATCGACCAGCCTTGGCAAGATTGGCCAGAAGTATG GTTCGCCAGAGAATAGTACCGAGAACATCCCTCCAGTGGGTGTGTTCTGGGACATTGAGAACTGCAGTGTTCCCAGTGGACGCTCTGCTGGAGCTGTGGTACAGCGTATTCGTAGCCGTTTCTTCCAAGGTCATCGTGAGGCAGaattcatttgtgtctgtgatATCAGCAAGGAGAGTAAAGCTGTCATCCAAGAGCTCAACAACTGCCAG GTGACTGTTGCACATATCAATGCCACAGCCAAGAATGCTGCGGATGACAAACTTCGCCAGAGCCTCCGACGCTTTGCTGAGACCCACACTGCACCTGCAACTGTTGTATTAGTATCCT CTGATGTGAACTTTGCAAGTGAGTTGAGTGACCTGCGTCATCGCCACGGTTTCCAAGTAATCCTGGTTCATGGCAACCATACATCTTCAGCCCTTCTGCAGCACGCCCACCGCCACGTGGCCTTTCAGGAGATCACAGCTGATCTGCCACCACGAATGCTTGTTAAAGCACAG GAGCTGGGTAGTTTGGAGGGCAAACCCAGAATGGGCTTCAACCAACTGGATAAGGGGCGCGCTACTTCCTCATCCCCCCACAGCAATGGTGAGACCGGGACCCTGGAGCAGCTGTCGAAACCTGGCCTCGGTGGAGAATCAGTTTACAGGAGGAG AAGAGAGGGTTCCAATCCTCGCAGCGTGACTGAATCCCCTGTAGAACAAGGGGACAGGATCTCAGGGGAATTCCAGATTAGCACACCCTCAGCCTTCAGCAAGCTGAACCTGCACAGGAGCTTTAGTCCTCTTGTCCTCTCCCAGGGCTCCTGGTCCTCCAG GAGTGCGTCCCCCTGCCTGTCTAGCCGCTCCTCACCTATTCTTGCTGCCCCTCGCAGCCCATGTCCTGAAGGTCCACCTGAGCCATTTTCAGAGGGGGCAGAGGTCCAGGTGGGCAACCTGGACTACAGAATGTCCCGCAAGGATCTGCAGCAGACACTGCATGACACTTTCTCCAGATACGGGCGG GTGAAAGCTGTGGAGCTTAGCCCCCACACTGACTATCAGCTGAAGGCCACAGTTCAGATGTTGTCCCTGCAGCAGGCAATCAGCGCTGTCAGTGGTCTGCACCGTTACAAGATTGGAGGCAAGCGCATTCAGGTGTCTCTGATCACCAGTGGCAGCAGCAAATCTCTTGCCATGCtcag CTCAGAGATCATCAGCATTCTTCAGGATGCACCTGCTAATTGTCTTCCCCTATTCAAGTTCACTGAGATCTATGAGAAAAA ATATTCCCGTAAACTGATGGTTGGGGATCTGTACAGACTACCAGAGGTGGTGGCAGTGCGGGAACAGGGAGGCTCAAGACTTGTGTGCCTTCTGCCCAGCAGCCAAATCCGTCAGAGTCCACTGGGATCTTCCCAGTCCCAGGAGGGCTCCTCTTCTGCTAGCGGCAGCCCTGTTGTATTTGAGGAGCTGGAGTACCATGAACCTGTCTGCAGACAACACTATGCACAGCAGGACTTCAG TGAGGCTGACTTTGACCCGGACTCATATAAAATCCCATTTGTTGTAATGTCACTGAGCACCCTAGCCTCTGAGGTCCATAGTCTGTTGCAGTCCCATGAGGGAACCCTTCCACTACTCAG ttTTCCAGACTGCTATGCAGCAAAATTCAGCCCACTGCAGCTGGGCAATGAAACATTGGAGGGTGGTGTTTCCCTGGAGCACCTCATTACCTGCGTCCCCAGTATCACAATAGTCACAGCTCAGAATGGCTTCAAAGTCATTAAGTGGATCCACAACAAACCACCAGCACCAAACTCTG AGCCATGGATTCAGCGCTGCAAGAGTCCAGTGGGCAACCCTCAGCTCATTCAGTTCAGCCGAGAGATTATTGACCTGTTGAAGAGTCAGCCCTCTTGCATCATGCCCATCAGCAAATTCATACCCTCATACCACCATCACTTCGCCAAGCAGTGCCGCGTCTCTGACTATGGCTACTCCAAACTGCTGGAGCTACTGGAGGCTGTGCCACACGTTCTGCAG ATCTTGGGCATGGGTACCAAGCGTTTACTGACCCTGACCCATCGTGCTCAAGTGAAGCGCTTCACCCAAGACCTGCTTAAACTGCTCAAATTTCAAGCCAGCAAACAAGTGGCAATCAAGGACTTCATGCAGGCATACCATTG GTGCTTCTCCAGAGACTGGAGGGTTATCGACTATGGCATATGTGACCTGATGGACCTACTGACTGAGATCCCTGACACCACCATTACCATAACACACCAGGCCACGGACACAGTCATCTCTGTTCCCAAAAGAG AGCGTACCTGGGAGGAAATGGAGCACACTAAGCAGTTTGCGAAGGAGGTGGTGGACCTGCTTCGTCACCAGCCTCACTGTCGAATGCCCTTCAGTAAGTTCATCCCCACCTACCACCATCACTTCGGTCGTCAGTGCAAGCTCAGCTACTACGGCTTCACCAAGCTCATGGAACTCTTTGAGGCAATCCCCGATGTACTGATG GTGTTGGAGTGTGGTGAGGAGAAAGTGTTAACTCTGACAGAGGTGGAGCGTATCAAGGCCTTGGCAGCTCAGCTGGTCAAACTGCTGCGAGCTCAGAAAAACTCCAGCCTTCCTGTAAGCCAGCTGCTCACAGAGTACAGCAAGACCTTTGGTTATGGTCTACGCCTGCAAGACTATGATGCCAGCTCCCTGCCGGCTCTGCTGAACAAACTCTGCCATGTCGTGAAG GTGGTGGATGGCTCAGAGGGTCGGGAAGTTCAATTGATCAACAGGAAGTCTCTGCGCTCTCTGACATCCCAACTACTGGCTCTGCTCATGTCCCAAGAAGAGGAGCAGGTCACCAAGGGTCTGAAGGTGGAAGAGCTGAGCCAGCATTACTTGACTGTTCATGGAGCCCCGCTCAACCCATGTGAATATGGGTTCCTCTCCCTCAGCGAGTTACTCAAGAGTCTGCCCTACCTTGTGGAG CTATACCATGAGGAAATTGatgaaaacagtaaagctgGCGACGCTGCCACTGGTCATGGTGAGGAGTGGGTAAGGCTGACCAGGCTTTACCACTTCGCCCGTAACATACGTGCCCTGCTCCACACCTACCATTACAACCAGATCTTCCTGACTGAGTTCCAGGGAGCTTATAACAAATTTACAGGCTGCAGCCTGGAACCACGTTCCTACGGATACGCCAGCACCGATGAGCTGCTCAGCGCCATTCCACAG GTGGTCTGGATCAAAGGGCATGGTCACAAGAGGATTATCGTTTTGAAGAACGATATGAAAG CAAGGACAAGCTCTTCAGTCCCCAACAGCCCCCAGCCAGAAGAGAACACAGAAAGCCCGAGAGACAGCCCCATTAGCAACACAACTTCTGGAGCCCAGAGTCCAG GTGGCGATTCAGCTGCAGAGTCAGAGCTGCTGTGTCTGACATCCCCAGTGGACCTTCTGTGTGGTCCTGTACCATCCTGTTTACCATCACCCCAGCTTCACCCCGACCCCGTTCTCCTCCAGCAGGTGGACCTGATTCACTTCGAGGAGAAAACTCCACCACCAACGG AGAGTGATGAACTTGAGATAGCAGCTACAGCAGTCACTGACAGCACATCTGATCCACCTGAGCAGCCTGGCAGCAAAGAAGACTTTGCAGTCACTATACCTCCAGCGGCCCCCAACGCGAAGACCCTCTTGTCTACGGACAGTCCCAGCAGAAGAGCTACGCGCAGCAGAATCAAGCTAGCTGCCAACTTCTCATTCACAGCAGGCCTCTGA